Proteins encoded by one window of Bacillus sp. DTU_2020_1000418_1_SI_GHA_SEK_038:
- a CDS encoding cob(I)yrinic acid a,c-diamide adenosyltransferase, producing the protein MRIYTRTGDKGKTSIIGGRVDKDDIRVEAYGTVDEVNCFVGQAMTQLDSDKFKDILDDLEKIQHELFDCGGDLANVMKNRELKLQKESVEYLEKKIDELTEEAPKLERFILPGGTPAAASIHIARTVTRRAERLVVSLKKADPEISEAAQQYLNRLSDYFFALARVINFRLNEKDVEYIRSAKVFREGKRKEDK; encoded by the coding sequence AAGCATTATCGGAGGAAGAGTGGATAAGGATGATATTCGGGTTGAAGCGTATGGAACGGTTGATGAAGTAAATTGCTTCGTTGGCCAGGCAATGACACAGTTGGATTCAGATAAATTTAAAGATATTTTGGATGATTTAGAAAAAATCCAACATGAATTATTTGACTGTGGCGGCGATTTAGCGAATGTTATGAAAAATCGTGAGTTAAAGCTGCAAAAGGAATCCGTTGAATACTTGGAGAAAAAAATCGATGAATTGACTGAAGAAGCGCCTAAGCTGGAAAGATTTATTTTACCTGGTGGAACACCTGCAGCCGCATCGATCCATATTGCCCGAACAGTAACGAGAAGAGCGGAGAGATTAGTTGTTTCTTTAAAGAAAGCAGATCCGGAAATTTCAGAGGCAGCTCAGCAATATTTAAATAGATTATCAGATTATTTCTTTGCGTTAGCTAGGGTCATTAACTTCCGCTTGAATGAAAAGGATGTTGAATATATCCGTAGTGCGAAGGTTTTTCGTGAAGGGAAACGCAAGGAGGATAAATAA
- a CDS encoding ECF transporter S component produces the protein MKSTKMALIALLVALTAIGAAIKIPAIIGSVALDAFPALLAAAILGGPSGAVVGAMGHLLSALLGGMPMGPFHGIVAVEMAILAYVFAVLYRKGMKWQAGIFFILGNSFAAPLPFMFLMSEAFYLSIVPSLLIGSALNTILALILIPRLARLVEPILSRVGTHQ, from the coding sequence ATGAAAAGCACGAAAATGGCTTTAATTGCTTTATTAGTGGCGTTGACCGCTATTGGTGCGGCAATCAAGATTCCTGCGATCATTGGCAGCGTGGCATTAGATGCATTTCCTGCACTGCTCGCTGCGGCCATATTAGGCGGTCCTTCAGGTGCTGTCGTTGGGGCTATGGGTCATTTGCTATCGGCTTTACTAGGCGGGATGCCGATGGGTCCGTTTCATGGGATTGTTGCTGTTGAGATGGCCATCTTAGCCTATGTTTTTGCCGTTCTTTACCGTAAAGGGATGAAGTGGCAGGCTGGCATTTTCTTTATTCTTGGAAATTCATTTGCCGCGCCGCTTCCGTTTATGTTTTTAATGAGCGAAGCCTTTTATTTGTCTATTGTGCCTTCTCTGTTAATCGGCTCAGCCTTAAATACAATCCTTGCCTTAATTCTGATTCCGAGACTTGCCCGATTGGTTGAGCCCATTCTCTCTAGAGTGGGAACACACCAATGA
- a CDS encoding ATP-binding protein, which yields MRDVLIIPFNGEESLVIASDNSGGIGLKEMDEVYVPYEVVAYYSFRVAVMECMAAGGAPFAVTLLNFCGEQAWKTLMDGIHRGIEELGLARIQVNGSTESNFSLVQSAAGLTVLGKVQNDAVDNCLEFSEETMVAVIGKPLVGNEVVEFEGEVAPLSLFKELCLLEDVILLPVGSKGILYELNQLFSNRTFKETEVSSSLDIKKSAGPSTCFLAVFSQEKKEEIMAEAGRYFHKVEVIKC from the coding sequence ATGAGGGATGTACTAATTATCCCTTTTAATGGAGAGGAATCCCTTGTCATTGCTAGTGATAATAGCGGAGGGATCGGATTAAAGGAGATGGATGAAGTCTATGTTCCTTATGAGGTGGTTGCTTATTATAGCTTCCGCGTAGCGGTTATGGAGTGTATGGCTGCTGGCGGGGCCCCCTTTGCTGTAACGTTGCTGAACTTTTGTGGAGAACAAGCTTGGAAAACGTTAATGGATGGAATTCACCGTGGGATTGAAGAGCTGGGTTTAGCGAGAATTCAGGTTAATGGCAGTACGGAAAGCAATTTTTCACTTGTACAGTCAGCGGCGGGGTTAACTGTTCTTGGAAAGGTGCAGAACGATGCTGTTGATAATTGTTTGGAGTTTTCAGAGGAGACGATGGTTGCGGTTATTGGTAAGCCATTAGTAGGCAATGAGGTTGTCGAGTTTGAAGGGGAGGTTGCACCTCTTTCCCTATTTAAGGAGCTTTGTTTATTAGAAGATGTCATTCTTTTACCAGTTGGCTCAAAGGGGATTTTATATGAGTTGAACCAATTGTTTTCAAACCGGACATTTAAGGAGACAGAAGTATCTTCTAGTTTAGATATAAAAAAGTCAGCGGGGCCGTCCACCTGTTTTCTTGCTGTTTTTAGCCAAGAGAAAAAGGAAGAGATCATGGCGGAAGCTGGTCGATATTTTCATAAAGTTGAAGTGATCAAATGTTAA
- a CDS encoding histidine phosphatase family protein, whose product MLNLYVIRHGETEWNKQKRMQCRLDSDLTEKGKKDARLLGERLKETEFVRIISSPSKRTYETAKLVVGETNEAIETDERLMEIHLGDWQGKVEEDIKREYPDQFHAYWNLPASFESVDGESFHDVKERILEFLMELERYTPSGNVLVVTHGVVIKALYLLCRNAPIEEIWNPPFIYGTSLTMIKMQNGKMDLVLEGCTEHCS is encoded by the coding sequence ATGTTAAATTTATATGTGATTAGACACGGGGAAACAGAATGGAATAAGCAAAAAAGAATGCAGTGCCGGCTAGATTCTGATTTGACAGAAAAGGGCAAGAAAGACGCGCGATTATTGGGAGAAAGACTAAAGGAAACAGAGTTCGTGCGGATAATTTCCTCCCCTAGCAAGCGAACATATGAAACAGCTAAACTGGTTGTTGGGGAAACAAACGAGGCTATTGAAACCGATGAAAGATTAATGGAGATTCATTTGGGAGATTGGCAGGGGAAAGTAGAAGAGGATATTAAGAGGGAGTATCCAGACCAGTTTCATGCTTATTGGAATTTGCCGGCTTCCTTTGAAAGTGTGGATGGAGAGAGCTTTCATGATGTGAAAGAGAGGATTTTAGAGTTTTTAATGGAGTTAGAGAGATATACACCTTCAGGAAATGTTCTCGTTGTTACACATGGAGTCGTGATCAAGGCACTTTATCTTTTATGCAGAAATGCCCCTATTGAAGAAATTTGGAATCCCCCTTTCATCTATGGAACTAGTCTTACAATGATTAAAATGCAGAATGGAAAAATGGACTTGGTTTTGGAAGGATGTACAGAACATTGTAGCTAG
- a CDS encoding VOC family protein has protein sequence MNLKLGYVILYVENLEKTKRFYENLLGLELRNEFGTYIEFNTGSTILSFNTREGGREVTSLPIPNGIRKEQTFELGFVTEDVEGVVDVLREEGVPILIEPVEKPWGQKVAYVEDPDGHYIEICSPIE, from the coding sequence ATGAATCTAAAGTTGGGGTATGTCATTTTATATGTTGAAAATCTTGAGAAAACAAAGCGTTTTTATGAAAACTTATTAGGATTAGAACTAAGGAATGAATTTGGAACCTATATAGAATTTAACACGGGATCAACGATTCTTTCTTTTAACACAAGAGAAGGGGGACGAGAGGTTACAAGTCTTCCGATTCCAAATGGCATTAGAAAGGAACAAACCTTTGAACTGGGATTTGTTACGGAGGACGTAGAGGGAGTTGTTGATGTCCTTCGTGAAGAAGGGGTACCAATTCTAATAGAACCAGTTGAAAAGCCTTGGGGTCAAAAGGTTGCATATGTTGAGGATCCTGATGGACATTATATTGAGATTTGTTCGCCGATTGAGTAA